The window TATCAGTGTGCCATCTGTCAGGGTGACTTCCTATCGAAATCAGATTTGAAACAACACGTAGACACCGCACATGAAGGCGCTCAACTTCATGTATGTGAATACTGTTGGCAGACGTTTAAAGAAAAGATTGATCTGAATACGCACTTGTCGATCATGCACCAGGGCCACGGAGAGAAGCCGTTCCCGTGCGAGGTCTGTGGAAAGAGATACAATCTGAATTCTAACCTACAGCGACACATGTCACTTGGACACCCGAATCTATCAGGATTTAAGTGTGATCATTGCTATAAAACATTTCGTTTGAAACCATACTTAAAACAGCACGTGGCTCGTGTTCATTCTAATTCCAAGCTGCACCAATGCGCCATCTGTCAGAGAACATTCAAACTAAGGCTTAGTCTAACTCGCCACATGATTGCcgtccaccagggggcgaATTTGTTTCAGAGTGAGGACTGTGAAAATAATCCACAGCAGCAGACGCCTGTTGAATGCCCCATTCTACATCCGTTGAAATGTGATCACTGCAATAAAGCTTTTAGccagaaaagatatttaaaacAGCACGTGGCTCGTGTTCATTCGAATTCCAAGCTGCACCAATGCGCCATCTGTCAGAAAACATTCAAACTAAGGCGTAGTCTAACTCGGCACATGATTTCTGTCCACCAGGGGACGAATTTGTTTCAGAGTGACGACTGCGAAAATAATCTACAGCAGGAGGCGCCAGTTGAACAGCCCGGTCAGGACTGGGAAAATAATCCACAGCAGCCGACGCCCGTTGAACAGCCCGGTCAGGACTGGGAAAATAATCCACGACAGCAGACGCCCATTGAACAGCCCGGTCCACATCCATTGAAATGTGATCATTGCGATAAAACTTTTAGccagaaaagatatttaaaacAGCACGTGGCTCGTGTTCATTCAAATTCCAAGCTACACCAATGCGCCATCTGTCAGAAGACATTCAAACAAAGGTTTAGTCTAACTCGGCACATGATTTCCCTCCACCAGGGGGCGAATTTGTTTCAGAGTGAGGACTACGAAAATAATCCACGGCAGCAGACGCTAGTTGAACAGCCCGGTCAGAACTGGGACAATAATCCACGGCAGCAGACGCCAGTTGAACAGCCCGGTCAGGACTGTGAAAATAATCCACGGCAGCAGATGCCTGTTGAACAGCCCGGTCAGGACTGTGAAAATAATCCACTGCAGCAGACGCCAGTTGAACAGCCCGGTCCACATCCATTAAAATGTGATCACTGCAATAAAACATTTCGTctgaaaagaaatctaaaactgCACACATCTCGCgttcatttgaaattaaagCCGCACCAGTGCGCCATCTGTCAGAAGTATTTCGCGATAAAACCTGAATTAAAATTACACGTGGATATCATACACAAAGGCGCTCGACCGTATGAGTGCAAAATCTGTCGGCAGAAGTTCAGATATAGGCATGTTCGAAATCGGCACACTATTACTGTCCACCAGGTGGCGAATACATTGGCAAGGGAGGAGAATGGAAGTTCCATCGATTCAAACTGTGAATTGAAACAGCACACATCTCGCgttcatttgaaattaaaaccgCACCAATGCGCCATctgtgaaaaacgtttccCAGTCAAATCTGTATTACAAAGACACGTGAAGGCCGTACATGAAGACGCTCGGCCGTATAAATGTGAAATCTGTCAGCAGACATTCAAACAAGAGAGTTATCTAAATCGACACACTATTGGTGTCCACTGTGGGGCGGAACCGTTTCTGAGCAAGGACCTTGAAAAGGATCTACAGCAGCAGACGTCAGTTGAACAGCCTGGTCCACATCCGTTTAAATGTGAACACTGCGATAAAGCTTTCAGTCGGAAGCAAAATTTAATACGACATACAGCTCGGGTACATTTGAAAGTAAAGCCGCATCAATGCGCCATCTGTGGGAAATGTTTCGCGATGGAGACTGATTTGAAACGACACGTGAGGGTCGTACACGAAGGCGCGCGACCGTACAAGTGCAAAATCTGTCGACATACGTTCAAGCAAAAAGTAAGTCTAAATCGGCACTTGATTTCtgtccaccagggggcgatTATGTTTCAGAGCGAGGACTCTGAAAAGGATCTACAGCAGCAGACGACTGTTCAACAGCCCGATCTACATCGGTTTGAATGTGATCGCTGCGATAAAACGTTCAGATCGAGAGTGAATTTAAGACTGCACACGTCTCGCgttcatttgaaattaaagCCGCACCAATGCGCCATCTGTCAGAAATGTTTTGCGATGAAGACTGAATTGAAAAGACATGCGAAAGCCCTTCACGAAGGCGCTCAACCGTATGAATGCAAAATCTGTCCGCAGAGGTTCAAGCAAAAAGTAATTCTAAAACGCCACATGATTTCTGTGCACCAGGGGGCGAATACGTTCCAGAACGAGGACTCTGAAAAGGATCGCGTTAAATGTGATCAATGCGATAAAACGTTTcttctgaaaaaatatttaaaacaaCACAAGTCTCGtgttcatttgaaattaagGCCGCACCAGTGCGCCAtctgtctgaaatgtttcctagtAAAATCTGAATTTAAAAGACACGTGGCGATTGTTCACGAAGACGTTCGACCGTACGAGTGCAAAATCTGTCAACAGATGTACAAGCAAAGAGTAAATCTAAGAAATCACATGATTTCTGTCCACCCGGGGGCAAATACGCTCCTGAGCGCGGACCGTCAAAAGATACAGCTGCACACGTCAGACGAACAGCCCAGACGATGTGGGTTTAAATGTGACCACTGCCTTAAAGCTTTCAGTACGAAAGAAGCGCTAAACTTGCACACATCTGCAGCACATCCGAAATTGAAACGGCGCCAGTGCACCATCTGTCAAAAAGATTTCACATTGAAATCTGTTTTGAACAAACATGTGGCAATCGTACACGGAGGCACCCACCCGCATAAGTGTAAATACTGTCCACAGGCATTTGGACAAGAGGTTGATTTGAAGGAGCACTTTTCAATGGTTCACCAGCGGTACCAGTGCGAGATTTGTAAAAGCTGTTTCAGTCAGAAAAGAAACCTGAAGTTGCACGTAATGGTCACCCACGAAGGTGTACGTGCGTTTGAATGCGAGCGCTGCGATAAAACATTCGGTACGAAAACCAGTTTAAAACGGCACATGTCTGGAGTTCATTTAAAATCAAAGATGCGCCGTCGCGTCATCTGCCCGCAACGTTTCACCGCTATTaaatcggcgttgaataaagGCGTCTCACCGCATAAACGCGAAGTCTCTCAACAGACCATCGCAAGAAAGTTCGTAAATTCAGATGGGCACATGGTTTCACACCAAAGCACCGGTGGCGCTACTAGTCATCATTCTAGTGCGAATAAATGTGAAATGTGCCAGAAATCGCTTTCGATAAAAGATATTCTGTATCGACATGCTCGTGCATCTCTGTGTGAATTATGTTCGCGCAAGAATTCCCTGAATCGCCATACGGCTGAGGCAAAGAAAAACCTGCCCCAGTGCGGCACCTGTCAGAAAAGCTTTGcaaatagatttaatttgAAAACGCACATCAGGTTCGTACATGAAGGCGTTCGACCGTTTAAATGTGAATTTTGTCAGCAGAAGTTTACGCGAAAGAGTATTTTGATTTCACACATGGCTGCGTTCCATCCGGGGGAAAAACTCTACCAGTGCGAGGTCTGTAATAAGAGTTTCGGTCAGAAGGGAACCTTGAGGCAACACGTAAGGACCGTACACGACGGCGTACGTCAGTTTAGCTGCGATTATTGCGATGAAAGATTCAGTACAAGAGGACATTTGAACGCGCACATCGACGtacatttgaaattaaaatcgcACCAGTGCGCCCTCTGTCAAAGAAGTTATTCAGTCGAATCATCGTTGAAAAGACATTTAGAAATCGTACATAGGCCTAAAGTCTTTCAACGGTATAAATGTGAAATCTGTCAGCAGAGATTTGTACTAAATAGTAGTCTAAATACGCACATGCGAGCAGTTCATGCGACTGGTGACTCGTATAACAGTCAGATGTCTTACAAATTATTACTAATATGCGAGAAATTTATCAATGATAAAGTGTCTGGCTTTACACAGTCGCATGTTTCATAAACAACCTAAACAGATGAATTATAACTACCATTATATTTCGTATAAATTCTCTTATCATCTAGATTCTATTGAAAAACTCACTTCCCATGGTTTGGAGGGTTTTAAAAGTAGATGTAATCTCTAAAATGGTCGCTTTTAATTTCGTATAGTTAGACCAAGCAGGTCCATTCTTTTTCTCAAGGAACTATTCTAGGTGGACTCTGGAACAGGCCAGTCTAAAATCTCTACTTACTGCAAAAGGTTATTTAAACAAGCCTAGAATATGTTAATGACAaaattttacaaataataCTCTTTGAATGTTAATCCTTAAACTAACTGGTAAAGTACACGTAGTTTATCCCCATATATTATTGGCATACATGTAACGATATATCACTTGAACAGCTATTTTCCATCTTAGCtagccagggtttgattgctgCCCACTGGAGCTAACGCCAACCCTGGATCACAGAAGAAATTTTGGGTGATgcaatagaccaatgaagggtttgctAAGGGTTTGCCAACAAGAAATCTTGGGTGGTGTAATAAACCAATGCAACCAGGGTTTGTGATGGCGTGAGCTTCAgcgggaggcaatcaaaccctggcaagcgaggatcaaTGCTATTTTCTGACGCAAAAAAATTCACATATGTCTTGTACAACGCATTTGATAAATCTTgtgaaatttttattttatattaaatcgCTTGAATTGTGTACTTACTTTGAACAAATAATGCATGAATGTATGCTCTATTAacgtttatatatattttattactttgtTTATTATATGCATCCCTCTAATGTTTATTACCTTAATGTAGTTTAAGAATTAAACTCCTTAACTTGAAAATTTGGTGTAATAATTATTCTGTTTGAAAAGTTTCTAATAACTGTATTCACTGGAATCACCATGTTGTGACAGATATGCTCCTCACCGGTTTCAAAAAGATTAAGTTTGAGGTGCACAGTTTCTGAGACATGAGGAGAAAACAAAGACGAAGACTGACTGTGAGGGCGGGCACAGTTCCAGAGAGGTTGAATCAGATTCTGATACTGACTCGGTCATAATAGAGGAGGTGAAGACATACATGTTTTGCAGCAAGTCTACTAAGTGCTACATTAAGGAAAGACTTGGTTTAAGGCGCAAGGCCATGCCCTGTTTTGTGATAGACTTTTCATAtatcgggactcgaacccataTTGTATGAGTAGAGGGCGCTTTAGGCGAAAAACTGATCTGAACTGAAAACTGTGCGCGCAGCCAATGTTTCGGGTATAAAATTCTATGTaattaattttattcattagTGTAAGTGAACACCTGGAAATATCTCCTCCCAGTCCCAAAAGACTCCACCACCAGTGTCTACCCTCGCGAGTCTCTGCCCCATCACTCACCACACTGACAGACACAGTCAGTCGTCCATCCACACAGACTGTCAGTCACTCCCTGGCTCTGTGCAGTGGTGGCCTCTACTTGACCACCACATCTTCATAATTCTTCTGGATTGCTTGTATACTTTTATCTGTGTGCTCGATGCGATCGAATATGCAGGACGAAAAGAAATTTGGAAGAACACACGTCTGCCGtacatttgaaattgaagccATACCAGTGCGCCATCTGTCAGCGCAAATTTGCGCGAAAGAGTAGTTTAGATATGCACACAATCGCAGTTCACACTATAGGTACGACGTATAACTGTGAAATGTGCGAGAAATCGTACAGAATAAAGAAAAGTCTGACTCGACACATATATCAGAAACACCCTAAAGGCGGCGCTGCTCTGAGATTTTGGTGTAAATTGTGTTTGAAAAGTTACACGTTAATGAGTTCACTGAATCGCCATGTAAAAAATGTTCAccagtttgaaaatgattcagAGACTGGTGGGGAGAGTGAGGAGGGGTAGACAGATTCGGAGAGGAGGTGAGACGGAGGAGAAATTAGAATCGGAGTGAGACtttgaaaaaaaggaaaatgcAAATCCGACAAAAATGGCATTAACCAATATTGCATCCTTGGCAACAGTTCACttaattttcaaagaaaatgcAAAAACTTGTTTTCTGTGAATGAAAATGTGCTTCAAAACTGGTTGAATTCATCCATAAActggaaatgaaaaaaaaatttgtacattatctgaaattttattttgtacatgtatgtacaattgaataaaaacaaataactCAGTCTCAGAAGTAActcatttatttgatttaaaatctcTTGAGGAACGAACATCATGACTGTGAACATTTACGACTGTGacgataatatttatatttacaaaaaaaaacaatttaaggcaaaaaaaatgataccttgtttctccgctctgctgagctgtAAAGTTGTCCCGGCCGgtcgcctatctaccctgtacaatacttttttcgaaatttaccataacagaccctcCCGCTATAGAAAACTGCCCACAAATTTTATTATACTTTACAAAAATGACGAGTCATATCAAACTGCAGAGTGCGCACGGGGCCGTGcgcaaaatgacccggccgttgcggagaaacaaggtatcagtTTTGTTTGGCCTAAATGCGCGAAAATGACAGCGCGATAAATCCGGACTCGAACCCGTGTTCAGCGAGTAGATGGCGCTTTTTCGAAAGATGGTAAATCTGTCCATGACCTTCCGAAATCCGAAATGCACTAAAGTACAAATATACGAAAAGCAGTCAGTCTTTCGGGTAGATTTTCCTCATCCATTTTGCAGGTTTAGTTCCCTGCCCCTATCATACACGCTAGTACCAACTTATTAAAGATAAGGTAGCGCATTATCATcttttaaaaataatgttttcgTGTGGAAAACAAAAAGCTTGAATGCGTGTACGTCTTTTAGTCTTAGCAAAGtggatattcattattcaattcaattctgttTATTAGATTGCgactgtgaaaatatccgatgagtgaaactaaaccacagacaggttccTAACTACGCGACCGCCTGATATTGACCCTTTAACGGCcaattgtttataaatttttgtaAGAAGAGTCTCACGACATAGAAACTTTTACTTAACGTTTTTAGGCTAAAGTGAACCCCGGCCATGTCATCCCTGACTTAGCCTAACCTTTTATAACCaccatcacttataaaaaGCTTGCCACCAACTATTGGGTGACTGAATTATCTCCAAGCTCCCACCACATTCAGGTTGGAATACAGTCGAGCTTTATGCCCCTTTTGGATCGGAGACACCCCTGAATCCACGTATTTGACATAAAAATGCCATCATTTGGCATGATTTAGCATAGAAAGTGCCCCCCTGAAAACCCAGGTTTGAAGTAAAGCGCCCTTTTATGCGGTTGTTTGACATAGAAAGTGCCCCTCCCCATAATAGTGAGTGCCCTTCTACAATTTGGAACCCCCTCGAGATAGggccctggatccacccctgttaTTTAGTATAttctattcttattagataaCCAGGTCTAGGCGTACTGCTGTGCTTTATTGATCAACTGTTCTTCTGGtttttaataatgattttgttaattGCAGGTTACATCGATAAGCACAATGAGTTTATGCGCGTTCAAATGTGATCAGTGTGACCAAATGTTCAGCGAGGAAAGTAATTTGCGGCGGCACAAATCTACGATACACAATATGTCATCTGACCACCAGGGGGTGCAGTCGTACCAGTGTGATATCTCAAGGCCACCCGAATTAACTGCACACGCGGATCCAAAACCTTTTAAATGTGAACCGTATGATAAAGCGTTTAGTGAGGACTCAGAACACCATGTAACGACAGTACAGAGCGGTGATCGGCGATTTCAATGTGATTACTGCGACAAATCTTTTGGCTCAACTTCATCGTTAAAGCGGCACCGGTCTGCCATTCATCTGAAATTAAGGCCGTACCATTGCAAGGTCTGCAACAAGAACTTCGGTTTCAGAACTAGTTTAAATCGTCATGAATTGAGCAAACACTCGGGTCTGAAACCGTTTAAATGTGATCACTGCTACAAAGCGTTCCCCACTAAAGGAGAGTTAAAACAGCACATGTATTGCGTTCATTTGAAGCCGTTCCAGTGCGATATCTGTAAAAGGAATTTCGGCGTGAAACATAACATGAAGCTGCACATAATGTCCGTACACAACGGCGAAGGACGGCCACGTCCGTTTAAATGTGATCACTGCGAGGAGACGAAATGGTTTGCATCGAAATCCGATTTGAAAAgacatctggaaaatgtacaTTTTACCAATAAACGTCGGCGGAAGTCTCGCGATAATAGAGGTCTAGACGAGCACGAGTCAAACGTCCACCACCAGGGGCCGACGCTGTATCAATGTGATATATGTCAACGGATATTCGGACGAAAGAGTCATTTAGACGAGCACGTTGTTTCGAATCACGCCGTAGGTGGCGCTTGTTATAGCTCTAGCGACGAGGAGTCTTCGTCGGAATCTTTTTGCGAAAAGTGTGAGAAAACGTGTTTGCAGCAACACTCGTCGACCATCCACCGGGAGGAGGAAACATGTTTGCAGCGAAACTCGTCGACCATCCACCGGGAGGAGGAAACTTGTTTGCCTCGTCACTCGTCGACCATCCATCGGGAGGAGGAAACGTTGCAGAGCGAGGACGGTAAAAAGAACCCACTGCAGCAACACACGTCCGGTGTACACCCCGGTTTGGGTCCGTTCAAATGTGCCCACTGCGATAAATCTTTCAGTCTGAAAGAAACGTTGAACATACACATGTCCGCCGTGTATTTGAAATCGAGACCGTACCAATGCGCCATCTGTCTGAATCATTTCGCATTAGAAACCGATTTGAAAAGACATATGAAAACCGTACATAAAGGCGTCCTACTGTACGAATGTGAGATCTGTCGACAGACGTTTAGGCATAAGATTCAATTGAACGGGCACATGTCGGTTGTCCATCACGGGTCGAAGCCGTACCAGTGCGAGAAATGTGATGCGAGTTTCGGTTACGCGGCTTCCCTACGACGCCACGTACACGACATACACGACAACCTGAAACCGTTTAAATGCGACCGCTGCGATAAAGCGTTCTCGTGCAACGGAAACTTGAAGCAACACGTAATAATCGTGCACATCCGCGCGCGCGCGTTTCAATGCGAACACTGCGATAAATCGTTCAATACGAAAGCAGAGTTAAGGCTGCACAGGCGTCGTATTCACCTGAACATAAAACCGCACCAGTGCACCATCTGTCTTAAACGTTACACGGTGAAAGGAAATTTGAAAAGTCACATGGCAATCGTACACGGAGGCTCGCGACAACATAAATGCGATGCGTGTCGACTGACGTTCGCGAATAAGAGTCGTTTAGAAACGCACATGCACGTAGTTCACGGTACGGGTGAGACGTACGACTGCCAAATGTGTGAAAAATCGTACAGAATCAAAAAGAGTCTGAATATACACATGTTTCTCAAACACCCCGAAGATGGCGCTCCTCGGAAATATCGGTGTAGATGTTGTATGAAAAGTTTCGCGTCAAAAGGTTCGATGATGCGGCATGTGAAATCGGCTCATGGGTTCGAAAAAAACGTAAAGAAGGAGGTGGAAACAGATTCGGAAACGGAGGAGGAAACAGAGGAGGTAGATTCTGAGACGAATGGAGAGGAGGTGATTGCGGACTGTGTGATTGAAGAGGAGACAAAGGAGATGATGACCGACGATGAGAAGGATGATGCAGATTCAAAGGTAGATTCTGAGATTGAGGAGGTGACAAAGGAGGTAGATTCTGAGATTGAGGAGGTGACAAAGGAGGTAGATTCTGAGATTGAGGAGGTGACAAAGGAGGTAGATTCTGAGATTGAGGAAGTGACAAAGGAGGTAGATTCTGAGATTGaggaggagggagaggaggaGACAGAGGCTGTCTCACACTATGACGTCAACGAGGAAACAGAGGAGGTGAAGACAGATCTTGAGAAGGTCAACACGGATTCGGATGTTGAATCGGATTCTGATACCGAGGAAGTGACGGAATCAGAACGAGACTTTGAGAACGAGGAAAATGTGAATCCGATAAAGGAAATGAGAGACAACAAACCGATTCCATGGCAACACTACGCCATTTATTCTGGGAAAATATGGCTTTTTATAGAACAGGaatgataataaacttatTAAAGATTGCCACCAGGCAGCCGTTTATTAGATAAATGTGATGTTAAACGATAAATAGTGATGATATTTGTACCTGTAGTTTGTTTATTATAAAGAATTATCCAGTTCaggaatttcatgaaataaaacctATTTACATAAAACTATTTGTGTTGATTAACGCGAGAATGATGATGCACTGTAGTGCCAGGATTCAGCAACTTTCAGGATAGTCACTAACCTGTCTGTGGCCTTAGTTTCACGATtgggatattttcacaaaccacatgaTTGGTGTTATTAACTACTTTCAGGAGTGAACCTATACTGATGTGGGTTTTTGTGATCGGAATGAATTTTTATGCGGagaatctttaaaatgaaagTACATCATGACACTACCGCTAAAAACTGCGTAATTCAATTTATCTATTCAATACGCAATAAATCTGGACTCGAACCCATATTAATCGAGTAGACGGCGCTTTAATCGAAAACAACCGCTGTGCATAAACATACAATACAAACGAAGAAACCGCATTTAacctttttcattcatcaaaaaacTGTGGTCTTCACCCAATGGTCTACgttgctctacgatcctacACTAACggaggttcttggtgaacaaGTGTTTGGGGTAAATTTCATGATGGAATGAATTTTTCTTTCTGTTCTGTGCTGTGctgtgtctgtctgtctgtttcAACTTTTTCTTTAGAATTAGAGAAAGGTCGACGTCGTTGCTTATGCTTGGACATGTTGGATGAGGAACTTGtgctaaaaagttaaatttGATCGATCCCCTTGGCCTTCCTATTCACTCAAAATAGAACTAACTAAATGTCTTTAGGAGTCCAGGATCTAAATTAATTTAGGTAATTTTTTTGCCAGACACCAGTAAATGCAGAGGCTACTCGTCTACCTATCTTCCTCATTGTACCCTATCTTTAATGTGTTTCTGTTTATTTCAGGTCTACGATAATCTGTGTCTGAACACTGGATAATTTTACCACTCCGATCAACtgtccaccagggggcgaAGCTGCACCATCAATGCTATGCATCCGTTTAAATGCGAACACTGCGATAAATCATTCAGTACGAAGGGAACATTAAAAATACACGCGTCCGCCGTACATCTGAAATTAAAGCCGCACCAGTGCGCCATCTGTCAGAAGGATTTCGCTCTGAAAtgtgaattaaaaagacatACGAAAATCGTACACGAAGGCGCCCGCCCGCATAAATGTGAAGTCTGTGCGAAGACGTTCGCGTTGAATAGTGGTTTAACGCGTCACGTATCGACcgtccaccagggggcgaAGCCGTACCAGTGTGAGATTTGTAAATTGAGTTTTGGTTTGAATGGTAATCTACGACGACACATACTCGGCATGCACGCTGGGCTAAAAAAGTTTAAATGCAATCGGTGCGATCAAACTTTCACGAACAAAGCAGAGTTAAAACTGCACAAGTCGGACGTTCATATAAAATCGCAGACGCACCGATGCGCCATCTGTCGGAAACAATTCACGTTGAAAGCTTCTTTgagaaatcatttaaaaatcgTGCATAGGCCTCACAGCGCTCGGCGGTATAAATGTGGAATCTGTCAGCGGACGTTCAGATATAATAGTAGTCTGAAAACACACATGTGTGCTGTTCATACCGCTGGTGGTAGGTATAACTGTGAAATGTGTGACAAATCATACGGATTAAAAAAGAGTCTCGAACTACACGTGTTTAACAAACACCCTAAAGGGGGCGCTGCTCGGAGATATCCGTGTAAATTTTGTTCGAAAACTTTCTCGCAACCGTGTTCGGTGAATCGGCACGTGAAAAACGATCATCGGTCTAGTAATTATTCCGAGACAAAGGAGGAAACTGAGGAGGTGAAGTCGGAGGAGGAGACGACGATGAAGACGGGTTCGAATACTGATGAGGCGATGACAGAATCTGAGACTGACGAGGAAACAGAGGAGGTGATGACCGGAACGGATTCCGAGTTGGAATCAGCTTCAGAAACTGAGGGCTCAGAATCGGAAGGCGACTTTGGGGACGAGGAAAATGTGGAGCCGACAAAAATGACATTCGACCAATTGCACCCTTGGCAGCAGTATACtgaattttctaataaaatatgGATTTTTACGAACCACAGAAAATAACATAGACTGTGTAAAAAGAATCAAGAATTGTGAATTCATCTTTTTGTATAATTGgccaaattgaaattttattttgtacgattgaataaaactaaaagCAATCTATTTTGAGTAAATCATTCAGAACTGGGTTAagaatgttgttttttttttatttggtcGCAGGAGTGATTTTTCGTCGATATCGTCTTTGTGTGAAGTGTCGTGAATAAAAATCTAGTGTTCCACGGTCCTCATCCCGATAATAAAGGAGCGCAATAAATCGGGAATCGAAACCATATTGATTGAGTAGAGGGCGCTTTAATCGAAAAGAACCGGGCTTACCCGAGCCAAACATCCCACCAGGCCGCAAATTCAGTCATCGGGCCTTTTTCAATCATCAGAATACGATATTCTCTGGTAAATTTCCTGTAATTAAATTTTTTCGATGTCTGTTTCAACTTGCAATAGACGTCGGGGGCTGTGTATGTAATGTGCGGCACACTTTAAAAAAgttgaattttattcaattcaattaattgcAAGCAATGATTGACTTTTTACTCTATCTAGTCTACTAGTTCTACACTAAAATGTGAATCTCACATGTTCTTgatgtattatgtatttcatataaacatttcatataaACTTAGACTTGACTTTATAAATATAGTGtcacgaaaaatatttcaaaaaacatcCGGGTTGAATGGTTAGTTATGTCGAGAGTAAATTGGATCTGGCTTGGGTGGAGTCTGCTGTAGTACCCGGGATATTGTGTAATAACCTCAAATACAAGCATGTGTCTTAAATACGTTCTGTTTATTGTAGGTCTATGGTTGAGCATTTTTGAACAGCGCCATGAGTTTACCAAGTTCATCAACTGTCCACCAGGGGATGAAGCTGCACCAGTGCAAAATTTGTAGTAAGATATACCGTTCAAACCGTAACCTACGGCGACACTGGTCAAGTAAACATTCCAGTCCGTTGAAGTGTGAACTCTGCGAAAAAACATTCCTTATGGAAGAATCATTAATGAGTCACATATCTGCCGAACATCCGGAAGTGGATCTGTACCAGTGCACTTTctgtcaaaaatatttcacaacggaatcaactttgaaaaaaCATGTCCAGAATGTACATAAAAGCTCCCATCCGCATAAGTGTGAAATCTGTCAACgg is drawn from Tubulanus polymorphus chromosome 10, tnTubPoly1.2, whole genome shotgun sequence and contains these coding sequences:
- the LOC141911855 gene encoding uncharacterized protein LOC141911855 isoform X1, whose product is MTFRNPKCTKVQIYEKQSVFRVTSISTMSLCAFKCDQCDQMFSEESNLRRHKSTIHNMSSDHQGVQSYQCDISRPPELTAHADPKPFKCEPYDKAFSEDSEHHVTTVQSGDRRFQCDYCDKSFGSTSSLKRHRSAIHLKLRPYHCKVCNKNFGFRTSLNRHELSKHSGLKPFKCDHCYKAFPTKGELKQHMYCVHLKPFQCDICKRNFGVKHNMKLHIMSVHNGEGRPRPFKCDHCEETKWFASKSDLKRHLENVHFTNKRRRKSRDNRGLDEHESNVHHQGPTLYQCDICQRIFGRKSHLDEHVVSNHAVGGACYSSSDEESSSESFCEKCEKTCLQQHSSTIHREEETCLQRNSSTIHREEETCLPRHSSTIHREEETLQSEDGKKNPLQQHTSGVHPGLGPFKCAHCDKSFSLKETLNIHMSAVYLKSRPYQCAICLNHFALETDLKRHMKTVHKGVLLYECEICRQTFRHKIQLNGHMSVVHHGSKPYQCEKCDASFGYAASLRRHVHDIHDNLKPFKCDRCDKAFSCNGNLKQHVIIVHIRARAFQCEHCDKSFNTKAELRLHRRRIHLNIKPHQCTICLKRYTVKGNLKSHMAIVHGGSRQHKCDACRLTFANKSRLETHMHVVHGTGETYDCQMCEKSYRIKKSLNIHMFLKHPEDGAPRKYRCRCCMKSFASKGSMMRHVKSAHGFEKNVKKEVETDSETEEETEEVDSETNGEEVIADCVIEEETKEMMTDDEKDDADSKVDSEIEEVTKEVDSEIEEVTKEVDSEIEEVTKEVDSEIEEVTKEVDSEIEEEGEEETEAVSHYDVNEETEEVKTDLEKVNTDSDVESDSDTEEVTESERDFENEENVNPIKEMRDNKPIPWQHYAIYSGKIWLFIEQE
- the LOC141911855 gene encoding uncharacterized protein LOC141911855 isoform X2; amino-acid sequence: MTFRNPKCTKVQIYEKQSVFRVTSISTMSLCAFKCDQCDQMFSEESNLRRHKSTIHNMSSDHQGVQSYQCDISRPPELTAHADPKPFKCEPYDKAFSEDSEHHVTTVQSGDRRFQCDYCDKSFGSTSSLKRHRSAIHLKLRPYHCKVCNKNFGFRTSLNRHELSKHSGLKPFKCDHCYKAFPTKGELKQHMYCVHLKPFQCDICKRNFGVKHNMKLHIMSVHNGEGRPRPFKCDHCEETKWFASKSDLKRHLENVHFTNKRRRKSRDNRGLDEHESNVHHQGPTLYQCDICQRIFGRKSHLDEHVVSNHAVGGACYSSSDEESSSESFCEKCEKTCLQQHSSTIHREEETCLQRNSSTIHREEETCLPRHSSTIHREEETLQSEDGKKNPLQQHTSGVHPGLGPFKCAHCDKSFSLKETLNIHMSAVYLKSRPYQCAICLNHFALETDLKRHMKTVHKGVLLYECEICRQTFRHKIQLNGHMSVVHHGSKPYQCEKCDASFGYAASLRRHVHDIHDNLKPFKCDRCDKAFSCNGNLKQHVIIVHIRARAFQCEHCDKSFNTKAELRLHRRRIHLNIKPHQCTICLKRYTVKGNLKSHMAIVHGGSRQHKCDACRLTFANKSRLETHMHVVHGTGETYDCQMCEKSYRIKKSLNIHMFLKHPEDGAPRKYRCRCCMKSFASKGSMMRHVKSAHGFEKNVKKEVETDSETEEETEEVDSETNGEEVIADCVIEEETKEMMTDDEKDDADSKVDSEIEEVTKEVDSEIEEVTKEVDSEIEEEGEEETEAVSHYDVNEETEEVKTDLEKVNTDSDVESDSDTEEVTESERDFENEENVNPIKEMRDNKPIPWQHYAIYSGKIWLFIEQE